Within Solea solea chromosome 1, fSolSol10.1, whole genome shotgun sequence, the genomic segment CAGTCTGCAAAATCTTCATATGAACAGCATTTACcctacacgtgtgtgtgcatacactgCATGTCTGAGTGTGTTACCTGTTACACATGAGCTGCATTGTGAGGTACCATGTTGCTGACTGAGGGAAGGGCAGCCTGACCACAGCTTTAGGATCACTGGCATTCAAGAGAAAACCATAACCTCCAAAGAAATCTGCAGATGTGCACAAGCAACATTAATATTATATCCACTTGTATTTcttgttataaaaaaaacaatagttgcCATACCTGTGCGGCATGGTTGAGAGTGGTTGAGATAAAGGACTGGAGCTCCTTGAGAGAGACAGGCCACCACGCTGCTACTGTTCCCCAGGTTTACATTAGTCTACGCACACACAACGAAGAAACACACACTGCGTACAACTTAAAGACGTCACATAGTTGAGTGGTTTGTGTGTAAGACTGTAAATGATCAGCAGTACTTACAGTGTTGAGTGTGAGCTGCAGGTTGAGCGTGCCTCCAGTGGCTTGTGTGTGCAGAGGGTAGGCCAGCATTGTGGGGTGCGTGTTTGTGACGCTGACGTTGGGTCCGTTCACAGGAGTATATCGCAGCGACAGAACATCCACCTCCTCGTAGAGAACAGGGATGttccacacacatgcaggcaccAACAACAGCGCATACAGTGATGCCGACTCATTGATGAAGCTGACTGTGTCTGCAGACAGTGAGCCGTTGCCTGGCGACGTTGAGTTGGAATAGCTGTTGTTGCCACGGAGCTTGCGGATGTCATCATCTGCATTAAGGCCTACACTTTTTGGCTTACATCCCACTgaggaaaacacaaatattaggATGATATTAGGAAAACATGCAATGCCATTGTTGAATATcatgatgataaaaaaattGCGAGAGGAATAACAATGTGTATTAATCACTATTCATGGATAATGTTTCTATCTATATGATTATTTCACATCTCCAACCAATGCACTACTGTCAAATCAAGTTAAGTATTAATTAACAAGGATTTACATATACTATATTGTTCACTGATAATTATGTTTTATCCTACCGTATGAAATTATGGAgatcaacattaaaaaaatatgctaagctcaaaaagaaaaaaagcactaCTACTTGATGTTGCAATGATATAATGTGCAGCCCTAAAATAAACTGTTATAAGAATGAGACACAAGATGAAGTTGCTATAGTCACCTGTGTAGTTTGAGAAGATACTAAAGGTTACAGTACGGTTGTCTTGGCTGCTCTCAACAACAACTCGTAACCATGAGTCCCATGGAGGGTTAGAGAGCACTGCGGAGCAGCCAGTCCCTGAGCAGTTTACTGTGACTGGGCTCtgctgcagagaggaagagcCCAGTCTGAGAACCAGTGAACAGTTCCCACCATCTGTTCCTTCCCCTGATGAACAGTCGGccacagagatggagagagatgaTGCAAACTCTGGAACATACAGCCtaatacagacacaaatacattaACTCTTCCTTCTGCAAACAGCAAAAACTAATGTGGAAAATTACAACAGTATCAACTGTAGCACCACAGAAAATAACATATGTATACAAACATGCACCGACACTTACTTAAGGCGTGTCGGACTGTCAGGTGTGGCGGATTGTTGGAGGAATGTACCCTGCTGTAAAATGGGTGTGTCCACCGCTCTCCTGATCGATAGCTGAGGCTGGAAAAAATAGGAGCAGGACGGAAGACCCTGACAAGAAAGATCATTTATTAGGCCAGCATTACGTTTAACAATGCTTTAATGACAATGTTTCACAATCACCttcctggaacacacacacgcaggaaatatgggaaacatgtaAGTCGTTTCATAACAGCAATTTTTTAGAAAGAAaacttacccttaccctaacactAATGACAATAGCGTGACCCTGGCTCTCTAAAAACTGAAGTGGGGCCCTAGTTAATGTACTGGTAATTCCTGTTTGTCCTACTTTTCTTTGTCAATACAAAACCTCTGCGGTGAAAAAGGTCTCTGATGCCAGCTTATTGAGAGCTTGCCAATAtacaagaccaactttcagtcacagaatttgacagacataaaaacaacaaaaaactggcAGTGCCCTGAGACACTTACAGCACATTTGTACccagtatatatgtacacaaaGAAAAGGCCAGCCATTGGTTCAGAACACAAAACTACCACATATAATTGTGCTACATAAACAGAGGctgtgaaaaagaagaaagaagaatgtGGCCTAGCTACTTTACATAAGAGACTAATGTCCCAAAAACCACTGCAATGGTAGAACAGGATCAGATACAATGGAATTTTATTAGCAAACCTAAATGGAATACTAAAACCTTATCTTgcagtttaaaacaacaaatcggTTTAAATAAACATGCAGTCACAGTAAATCTGTGGATAATTGTCTCGAGTAATTGAGTACTTATTCAGTCCAAAAAATTTcagaaatgttgatcagtgtttccaaaaacattgaaatgaTGTTCTAAAGTCATCACCTTCAAACACCTACAGAAATAACAGAGTGTATCAAGATTCAAATATAAATGGTTTGATGCAGACCTTCTGCTCTATGCGCCCGTCATCCACAGGAAGGTGGGCAGTAACATACCAGTCACCAGGAGAGGGGTCAGACAAGTTGAACGTGGTGGTGCTCTGTGAAGCTACTGGAAGGGTCAGAGACAGGCTGGGGCTCCACAGTGTTGCATTAGGAAACACTGAACTTATCGGGTTTACTACTGGAGGGGCACCCCATCGAATTTGGCTACAAAAGGTGAGAGAAAACATACATTTCAAAAAGACGAAAAGCGAAAGCAAGTGTAGCAAGTGCAGAAAATACAGCAGAGAAACTGGCCGAGTGTGAGACAAGTACGTATGTGCTGAAGTGTGAGACAAAGATCCGATTTtactgaaaagaagaaaagaagaggagacaaaCATTACAGTGGAGGAAAGTGGGAGTCACTCACAtggtgacatttttctgtccacAGTGGAAGTtattgacttttgtgactgagAACAGCCAGCGAGCGATGGCAGTCTCCTCTGGAATGTGAAACCTCTGCAGCCTCACGTTGCCGTACCAACTGTACTTTGACAATGTCTGAGCAGGTTTGGATGAGAGCTCTGACATGAACGTCAACTGTCCATCTGTAAGACACAAGATTTAGaccaatttaacacatttttggtcttgataaatgctgcaaatcaatataaatgttttaacaaAATGTAGTATTTGACTACCTGTATTCACTGTTAgtttctaatttattttaaatatacaagTGCAAAGTTTATTcgataaatgtttatttaggTTAAGCAAATTGTATGTAATTTGTTATTATTGAACTCATATATTTTATCAGACGAGGGAAAATTATTGGCGGAAATTAATTTACGGAGCTATTCTGGGTCTTCTCTCCCAACTGTTGACATTTATCAATCAGAGGAGCTCGGTCTCCTATATGGGCTTCGTTCCCAGGATATTCTCCCACTTTCTGTCCCAAGGGTCAGAACTGAATTGGGGAAAAGGCCTTTATGTTTCCTGCTCCCTTTGACTGGAATGCACTACTActttatggtgtgtgtgtgtgtgtggggggggggggggttatgattatgattgtaaattacatatttaattattttgagtttttaatAGTATCAATGGCTTCTGACTGTTTGTCTGTAGccttgtttggtttgtttgtaactgtgctgctgcctgtcttgaCTAGGACAGGACCAGGTTAAATAAGGTTCATTTACATGCTACAGACCCATAAACATTCTCCTTATCTTCATATCTGTAACAAACACATCAAATCCTCACATTTAACAAACTAGAATCAGCACACGTGTGGCATTTTTGCttaataaatgtcatttaatcatgaaaatagtTGCAGGTTAGTTTTCTGTTCACCGACCGATGACAGAGTGGATTATTGAGTGAAGTTGACACTTGCTGGTATGGAGGTTAGCTATAATGAATACATGTTAATCAAATATTTTGTACAGTATTTGAAGAGGTCAAGTCAAATAAATTTCAGTGTCATCGTGAACGCAGTAGTAGTCAGTTAGCAGTGATAGTTAGCCGGCATGCTAACACCCGTTTCCTCCGtcttaaacaaacatacaaacaaaaaacacgcaCCGTCCGCTATTGTACACGCCGTGAGGGTGACGAGAAGGACACCACGCAGAAAACAAGCCGCCATGTTCCCCGTCCAACCGCCTGAAACATCACATATCAACCTTTATCCACCTGTAACCGTCTATTGTTTCGCAGAGACTTCCTGCACGTCGCTGACGTTCTTTGATGTGTTTGCAGTCCGTCGGAAATATTATGATCGGACGCGGGTCAGACCTACAGAGCGATAACCTGAAATTTCCTCGGTCATCTCCGACAGTTTGTGTGCATACAAAAAAACCTATAAACGTAAAATATTGTTACGTGTTAGCACGAACAACGAACACCTGTTAGACATAATGATATATTAGAATTATATTAACATTAATAATTCTGTACGGTTTAAAGAGAAACGTGAAGGCACCACCGCTGAGGGCTCATGTTACCATGATCACACATGTTACCTTTGCACATACACCTTAATACAATTAGTACAGTGTTTGGGTTAAGAAACGAGTGAGAACCAGCGTTTGTCTGGtttattacagaaacataataaGTCAAAAATGTAAGTTGAACATCAGCATCATCTTGAGTCTTTGTGTTCAGGTCACATTGAGGATAAATTGTTAACCATGCACGGCAGAGgagttttcaacattttcattaagaactttaaaatgtagtttttaaatCCATAATACTTCCTAATACTTCATATGGGTCAATAATACTGtgtagtttgttcagaatctgGAGCTTCGCCTatattgacactgtggggaaCTTAGTAAAGGTGTGTCCTCtgtgagtgctttctctagttatATATTTTACAATTGTGTTGTTGCTCTGTTACTTTGGTACTTGGCTTATGTAGCTGAGTTGCACCAGTCCCATCATGAGTGgtatggaaaataaataaatccataatCATAATACTACACAAGGTCACAAATACAGGATAGGCTTTGAAAGTCTTTTTAAAGTAAACATTCCAAACTAAATCCCTGACACAGGTATTTGTCTTGAAACATGCTTCTTATTCAAAGGACACACGATTAATATCAAAGTGCATTTCAGTTGAAATCTAACTCCTTCATCATAAAAATCATAGAAACGTCACATCATCCTGCGACTCCACCCAGCACCACTGAGCATCATACCCCAGCAGAAGCTCCTCTCTTTTAGGTGCACTCGCCTTCTCCGGGGTGAGAGGAAAACTACTATCTTTCACTTCTCCTCTTGACTTTCTGGATCTGAGCAGAGCTCTTGTGATGGTACCAGCACTAACTTTGATGTCTTCAGACAGACGTGTGTCCCAGTCCTGCGACTGTGACTCTTTTAAACTGACTGAACCATGGGCAGGATTATGTGAGGGgtcagagagagtgaatggagTCACTTCTGAAGACTCTGGACGAAGAACATCCAAGGAGCTGTTGTGGTCAGTGTGTGGTGATCGATGACCCGCTGAATCCTCACCAGTTGTTTCCTGTAGGCCGGTTGGACTCGGGCTTTCCCTGTCAGAGAAACATCAGTAATGATCCAGATGTGGAGTAAACACCAAAAAACATGTGCTGTTGTGGTACGTGCTTCACTACATGACGAGAACGTAGTTCAAGAACGTAGCACAAAtctttaagaaaacaaataacattgagattaaaaatacattgtaaTCTGTATCTGATCCCAACACAATTGTAATGTCCACAACTgagaaatcctttgttcaaTCAACACACAGTAATGTGCCAAAGGTCTTTGGTCACCTTTAGACTTGTTGTTTTAGCAAGGCTATACTgagcatacagtataattattactcagtcactttattggaacctatccagaaaatacaggaaacgaTTACGCAGTTTTACAATaacacataaaagaaaaacagcttctacaggttGTGGCCTACAACATGACCCTGGCGCTCTTTAAAACTAGAATGAATGCACCCGTATGTAGAAGGTCTTTatgcaaaattatatttttatatgctaaaatataataaccatggattttcaaatgtactgttttacaaaaaaatttaaataataatgaacaaaCAGTAAAGTACATTCTTGATTAAGATgccaaattatagttattttctTGGCATTcccaaatagaaaaataagatTTAGTGGCTGAAtgttctgacttctcagagaagtcCAGTGAGCCAGCTCAAATGTGGGTATAAAAagatgaattcagtttgttatttgcaaaaataaataacaggttttttgaagtgatatatatatacaacaacTGTACCTGCCATAGGTCACTGATGGTGCCTGCTCCAGGCTGCTCAGGCTGCTTGTCAAGCTGCTGCCTCGACTGGCGAAGGCTCCTCGCTCCTCCATCAGCCAACGCGTGGCCTCGATACCTTCATGCACCGACACCAGCTGCCGCAGAATCCTTACATCGGCAGAGCGCAGCCACCTCTGCATGGACAGCACGAGGAATTGCTTAACATGCGATTCATGTAAGAGCATACACTGAATCTGTATATAGGAAGctgacagaggtgtgtgtgataTACATATTTGAACATGAGCAAAGACGCACGTTCGGGCTTAGTCACAGAGTTCACTCAGCCTCCACACCAGTGAGGCCCCTGCTTCTGGGCTCAGGAATAAGTGAGAAGGAGTGGTGCAGAGACAGGTCACAGTGTCTGtcattatgaatgaaaatgagcagGTGAAGTGAAGCGCAATGGCACCCAGACGTGTTGACTTTTCTCCCCACGAACAGAGCTGTGATTACTGAAACAAGCTGCACAAGTTCTGTCACAATAAAAGAGGACACACCGGTACGTGCAGGTTCACCACGAGAGCCTGTAACAGTTGTTTGGATTGATGAGAATTTTGTGAGGACACCGCAGTTTGCGACAGGAGACAACGCCGTAAATAGGAATAATAAGAGGTTTGCCTCCGACCTCAGTTCCTTGTCATCCTTAAAACTATCTATGACTGTATATTAAAGTGGACATAGCCTTTTGGTTCCAGAGTGATTGTCATGACAGATGTCCCCTGCAACCATGCACGTGTTGGACAACACAAATGGTGTTCTAATTGTTACTTCTGTCCTATTTCCTCAGACTTGTCTTTTCAAACTTGAGGGCTACGTCCATGAAATACTTTAAATGACCATGGTCCTGGTTCATAAAGGCAAgacaaatgatttgtttacctttgtagcagcaggaaaaaaaaatagctttgaGGTTTAGTATTATGTGttttggggtgggggtggggggtccCTTTTGCCtgaaagcccccccccccgagtcTCTTGAACGCCTCTGAGGTGGCACTCAATCACTGCAAAATCATTCTAAACACACATTAAACCATTTTGTCTGCTTATTTGAACATGTACAAACACTGTGAGACAAAATGAATTAATAAGATAAATCTTTACCATCTCTTGTTTTAAAGTGAGGATTCTGTCAGAAAGGCGACCACTGGAGGCAGAGCTGTGGTCTCTCCACTCATCGTCCACATCATCACCGCAGCTCGCAGCATCCCTCATCCAAGTCAGGAGACTCTCTGGCGTTTTCCTGCCGAGCTTGTTTTCCACCTCCTTCAGCTCTGGAAGTGAGTCGCTGAGGTTTTCTCCTGCCATTCGTCCGCCTTAAACTTCAGAGTAAAGCAGATTGCAGCACCTCGGAGGAAGAAGAGTTTGTGAGTaaacctctgtctctctctctcacacacacacacacacacacacattgcacaacattcacagtgaggacactcataatgcattccctaatcCCTTACCCTTAACCACCATAACTAAATACCTAACGTTAACTCTTAATCTAACACTACCCCCTAAAATTCTCAGTCCTCagtcagaatgtgaggaccagccaaaatgtcctcaggtTATTTTGGTCacataaaagaacacacacacatacacacacacgagagagagagagagagaggcactaTGAAAAAGCACAGGATGAGCAGTGAAAACGCTGGAAGTGTGAAGAGAACGcgctgactgctgctgctgctgctgctgtcaccattcacagcacacaggaatgGCTGGTATGTTGCCCAGAACATGATGCtggaaagtgtaaaaaaaaatctctttgtgTGGAACAATATCATtccagaggagcaggagaggtTTCAGTGGGTTCAGTGTCACCTGTGAGCGACAAGCACCTGGGGACGTAAATGTATTCAAATCAGGTTTATTTTCCACTGTGCCAAACAACAACCTCACAAGAGGAACGCAACAATGAGTGCGCGGGCGGCTGGCGACGGTAAAGAGGCAAGAAGATAGAAACCTGTGCATCACtggtggaaaagcaaaaaaaagaagaggaatgGATAAAGAAAGGATATGGGTACTGATGTGTTTAGTTCCCAAACTATCATATTACATCATTATTTTAGTCAGAGTCTAATTAAATCTTGTTTATGGCGTACACTCCAGACACTTTCACTCAAACGCCACTAAACCTACACACAGTGTAATATAAGAGTCACGTAAATCCTAATTTACAGCATTTGTAACAGATTCAAGACGATGAGGCTGCGTTTACCGACACTGATCCTGGAGAAGTCTAGTTCCTgatgaattaataataaaataaaaagtaattattattatcattattaataacaacaatgataataataataataataataataacaataatgataataataataataattattattattatcattattgttattataatagtaataatgttATGTTGCACAGAGTGAACTCAGTTTAGACACAGAGATGGGTCAAACCAGCAGCCGACATCTGCCACCGACTCAAATAGATAATGTATTTTTATCTACTGGTCATCTTCGTGTCCCATTTAACTGCCTTCAAAATCAGGGTCAAGGGTTATGACAGCTTTAAGagcagtgtttgtgtatatttaagtcatttgtgatgaaactgcagcagcagcagcttcaagaGACAAGTTtaagcatgtttttgttttttaataaaaaaatgaatagtgAGGCTTATAATGTTTCTTATATGTCGTGTTTGGACCTCCAAAAAGAGTAGATCATGGGGATGTAAAGAAATAATTCCAGAATATACCAGTGTCTAGTATGAGAAGAACTTTGTACTGCAGAGTAAACAGTTTTTTACCACTGCTCACTCTAGAGGGAGACAAACACTACTGAATTACTGCAGCCATTTTTGTCTCCTCTTCACTCTAAACCTATTTGACCCATACAATATAGCTAATAATGTATAAGGTTTTCTATACAGATAAACAACAGATATGAAAGAACTATAGTTTCGTGCATTTAGGACATTtaaggacaaaaagaaaactgttgacacCCAACCTCTTAGAAAGCGGTAGAaggtgaatggatgaatggataatGATCACAACTAATGTTAACATACAATCAGCATCACAAAGACAACAATGGTGTTTCCCACACAAGTATAataagtgtatgtgtattttagaGTGGAACTAATGTGGCAAAACTGTCACAAGCTcacatttgtgatttaaaagACACTGGACACTGTAAGCACCAGCCTGCAGCCTGCAGCCTGACCTCCCTCTGTGGGTTACACTACAGTTTATAGAAGATCATAAAAATCAGTCACCTCCACTCTTAAATCTCAGCAGTGCAACACAATCTCCTGGCTGATTATTTTACTGGTGTCTCGTGTGCCTGCCAGTGCAACGCTGGTGTAATAGAGAGCAGTTCTCAGGCAGACAGCAAATAAATGTGAGCtttaacaagcttttctttaaaaaaaaacccaaaaaaaccccaatCTGTTCAGTTATTGTATTGATTATTGAAATTGTATCTCTTATTAACTGAGAGCcggaaaagaaacacatttttacagcaaGATTATTTTCACtacaacaattaaaaacaaaatggaaatgGTTATTAGAGCAATTTTTCAGCAACATTGGAACAATTTAGATTCAGTTTTGATATTTCAAACTTAATTtctaatatatttaattaaaagtttcaccctgaaacatgtttgttagaCGAGGATATATGTATTGCGTTGAAATGATCATAAATAATGATGAATAACCTTTATTTTTAAGTGTCTGCCACAGGGCACTATTTTTAAAAGGCTTTATTCCGTGTACCATGACTGCAAATCCAATCACTCTGCCACTTTTTGACCCTTAAgtcataattgtgtgtgtgtgcgtgtgcgtgccaGGAATGATACAgctaaatgtcatgtttttcccTAAAGCAGCCTGTAGATGGCAGTGTACATTCAGGCGTGAGATGACATACTCAGACATTGAACAATCAAGCCATCATATCTGCACCTGTGGGATTTCATtcactcacccattcattcattcattcattcattcattcaatcaatcTGTTTTCTTAAGCGTGCAGGTTGTGTTTCACAGATGAAGCGCTCTCGCTTTCAGCAACCCCGAGAACTGAGCCAAAGTCAACAGTGTGAGGTCATCGCAACACGCATAAGGAACCTGTTTTCTgtagtttttaaaaagaaaaagtctgggCCATTAATTCAATTGTCCAGTGgtgaaaaatatgtttttccatGATTTCATCCGAGAAAGATAAATGTCCATACGTGACACGGCGTTCTTGTTCATTTCTCAGGCTGACAAAGCAAGCGAGGAGCTAAAATGAAaagtggatttaaaaacaaaacaaaacaaaacacaggttGTTGCGACCACAGGGGGTCCTGTGTAAAATACTGCTCACATTCAAGCAAGTGTTTCCTGTGCAGCTCAGACCCTGAGGTCAGCGTTACATGAGGCATAGAGGGGTAATCATAAAAATGCTTCACACAGTCACAATTATGTTCTTTATAAGTCAGGGCCTCCAACTTCCAGTTTTAGGGAAATCATAAagttacacaaacataaaaaaaaaaatccgtcCAAAACGTGAGTGTCACTGAAAGGCCAGCATTATGAGCAGATAAGGTTTTACTGCATGTGTCAGCGCaattaaatgtgatttacagTCAAATATAAAGACGATGTGGGGCGGGAGTGGCCGCACATTTCTTTTGCCAAAACACCTCAAATGTGAAGTGCAGAGGGATGGACACTAGACCCCATGGATGTGCTGCATCCATACTAAAGTCTTGGATGAATATTAATCAGGAATAAAAAGGCAGCAGCGGGCGTGTTTACATCCTCGTGGTGTAATCTGATTACCCCGTGAATAAGCCCGCAGCgtgccttgtgtgtgtttgcatacacTGAGTCGCGGGTCATGAAAacagcattacattacattacaaatgAGGCCACTGGGCCAGGGAATTCTTCAAGTTCACATGGCCCGTGGAAGGTCGTCACATGCAAACAAAGCGGCTCGAGAGTGAGGAGACCTCTGCATTTTTTACTGCACAATCAGGCCACAACATACTCAGTTCAGGTTCTCACAGGTTTGCCAACCCTCAAGAGAGACATTTGTcaagtaacaaaaacaaaaacatgaggcCTTAAATCTTCAGTGTATAACCTTTGGTgattgttgatgttattattctgtgtaaagtaccttaaagcgatacttgagtaaaagaacaagtatgttaccagagaatatgatatttatataatagtttatacaaaaaaagtacttaaGTACTTAAGTTCACAAATCCCTCTTCTCCCTGAAATGGTTTGATTAAACACCGAAGAAGTGTGTGGTCGtgtgtcttgactggatcgtctagtctgtgctttgtCAGGACTAAGACataacaaaaggaaaatgtaaaacaacttATTGTAAAACGGgtaaaaaatgacatcattccAAAGGCAGACTTGTCCATAAAActgttctttttcattttcttcaggGAAAAAACTAAccaaatttaaattatttaagcaATATAAACTGTAGGCTTGTAGTTTCCCTGTGTTTTCCACAGACTGTGCTTTTTCACCAAGTAGCTGCATAATTATCGCAGAAATACTCGAATGCTATCTCTGCAGTCACCATGAAAGATTGAATAAGGACATTTCCTAAAATGAAGGCAAAACAAACCGATATGTTTTATAacagtgtataaaaaaaataagcagaaaGAGAAATAGTGGAA encodes:
- the pgap6 gene encoding post-GPI attachment to proteins factor 6, which encodes MAACFLRGVLLVTLTACTIADDGQLTFMSELSSKPAQTLSKYSWYGNVRLQRFHIPEETAIARWLFSVTKVNNFHCGQKNVTIQIRWGAPPVVNPISSVFPNATLWSPSLSLTLPVASQSTTTFNLSDPSPGDWYVTAHLPVDDGRIEQKGLPSCSYFFQPQLSIRRAVDTPILQQGTFLQQSATPDSPTRLKLYVPEFASSLSISVADCSSGEGTDGGNCSLVLRLGSSSLQQSPVTVNCSGTGCSAVLSNPPWDSWLRVVVESSQDNRTVTFSIFSNYTVGCKPKSVGLNADDDIRKLRGNNSYSNSTSPGNGSLSADTVSFINESASLYALLLVPACVWNIPVLYEEVDVLSLRYTPVNGPNVSVTNTHPTMLAYPLHTQATGGTLNLQLTLNTTNVNLGNSSSVVACLSQGAPVLYLNHSQPCRTDFFGGYGFLLNASDPKAVVRLPFPQSATWYLTMQLMCNSSDCGNTSAVHVVPEFFVSACVEDCGTYGECRLLRSYSYLYSACVCKAGWNGWGCTDDSTAQSYLRQLTATLLLTLSNLFFLPVIVVAIKRSYFTEASIYIFTMFFSTFYHACDQPGIAVMCIMDYDALQYCDFLGSVCSIWVTILCMARIRDTFKYTLFMLGALLIAMSMQLDRKGLWNLLGPVLCALLIMVSTWVSRGVDRRHCYPPSWQRWVLYLIPGIACALIGICLYVFGGTEENYYYTHSLWHILMATCVVFLLPPKEKNRETLGWSRGWNWSWSWRWSWKPRVCGYTLCESGKDELYTVT
- the LOC131470793 gene encoding leucine rich adaptor protein 1-like, translating into MAGENLSDSLPELKEVENKLGRKTPESLLTWMRDAASCGDDVDDEWRDHSSASSGRLSDRILTLKQEMRWLRSADVRILRQLVSVHEGIEATRWLMEERGAFASRGSSLTSSLSSLEQAPSVTYGRESPSPTGLQETTGEDSAGHRSPHTDHNSSLDVLRPESSEVTPFTLSDPSHNPAHGSVSLKESQSQDWDTRLSEDIKVSAGTITRALLRSRKSRGEVKDSSFPLTPEKASAPKREELLLGYDAQWCWVESQDDVTFL